One region of Opitutaceae bacterium genomic DNA includes:
- the ccsA gene encoding cytochrome c biogenesis protein CcsA yields the protein MSSPSTIASTTARDSKAPSPAPPAPPNPSKRGRWAAGVALVLGLAYLVGPLFKVETPRGFDFDGFGRLPILVNGRLKPMDTVARTSLLMLQDRQRVSSPTTGNLVESPTEWLLDVLFRPEIADTYPVFAIDNPDLLSLLGFTEESLKINYTKTSQRVLAAVGFMPGTYRRFSYRQLDPKLAEIDKQSQLAQPTEEALRTPFQKAVIELRDRLVLYNRLKHSLIPPGSTNPLAEFDAFIKGIPAGTAAIRARQQGQPHDEAAAKATLESAQRYEFMGRMGYLLAIPPLDGSTDPNGWKTAGNALLESFQTGDLNPTVLAYAGMATAWRARQVEQFNTIVKLFRDILVKRFPDRLSKTNAEVRFNAAEPFLRSLTLYVVVFFLGIFSWMRAPEMLGRSASALLILAWIATTVGIGTRMWLEGRPPVTNLYSSALFVGWAAVGLCVLLERLYRNGIGLVAGGMIGFATLLIAHHLSLSGDTLEMMRAVLDSNFWLATHVVTITVGYSATYLAGFLAFIYVIRGVFTSGLDARTAASIKSMVYGIICFAALFSLVGTILGGIWADQSWGRFWGWDPKENGALIIVIWNALILHARWGGWIRTRGLMALAIFGNIVTSWSWFGTNMLGVGLHSYGFMEAAFYWLLAFCIGQVALIAIANIPLRHWRSGRHLNS from the coding sequence ATGAGCAGTCCATCCACCATCGCATCCACGACAGCACGCGATTCCAAGGCACCCAGCCCGGCGCCGCCCGCCCCGCCGAACCCATCGAAACGAGGGCGATGGGCCGCTGGTGTCGCGCTCGTCCTTGGACTGGCCTATCTGGTCGGCCCGCTGTTCAAGGTCGAAACACCCAGGGGCTTCGACTTTGACGGATTCGGTCGTCTGCCGATTCTCGTGAACGGTCGCCTGAAGCCCATGGACACCGTCGCACGGACTTCCCTGCTGATGCTCCAGGACCGCCAGCGCGTCAGCTCGCCGACAACCGGCAATCTTGTCGAATCACCCACCGAGTGGCTGCTCGACGTGCTTTTCCGCCCCGAGATCGCGGACACCTATCCGGTGTTTGCCATCGACAACCCCGATCTGCTGTCGCTGCTCGGATTCACCGAGGAGTCGCTGAAGATCAACTACACGAAAACGTCCCAGCGCGTGCTCGCGGCGGTCGGCTTCATGCCGGGAACGTATCGACGTTTCTCCTACAGGCAGCTCGATCCCAAACTCGCCGAGATCGACAAGCAGTCGCAGCTCGCGCAGCCAACGGAGGAGGCGCTGCGCACGCCGTTTCAGAAGGCCGTCATCGAGCTCCGCGACCGGCTCGTGCTGTACAACCGCCTCAAGCATTCGCTCATCCCGCCGGGCAGCACCAATCCGCTGGCCGAGTTCGACGCCTTCATCAAGGGCATTCCCGCTGGGACGGCCGCGATCCGCGCCCGACAGCAGGGCCAGCCCCATGACGAGGCTGCAGCCAAGGCTACACTCGAATCCGCGCAGCGCTACGAGTTCATGGGTCGCATGGGATACCTCCTGGCCATTCCACCCCTGGACGGTTCCACTGATCCGAATGGCTGGAAGACTGCGGGCAACGCCCTGCTTGAATCCTTTCAAACCGGCGACCTGAATCCGACCGTTCTCGCCTACGCCGGCATGGCGACGGCCTGGCGGGCGCGTCAGGTCGAGCAGTTCAACACCATCGTGAAGCTGTTCCGGGACATCCTGGTGAAGCGGTTTCCCGACCGCCTCTCGAAAACCAACGCCGAGGTTCGCTTCAACGCCGCGGAGCCGTTTCTCCGCTCCTTGACGCTCTATGTCGTTGTGTTCTTTCTCGGCATCTTTTCGTGGATGCGCGCACCGGAGATGCTCGGGCGCTCCGCCAGCGCCCTGCTGATCCTCGCGTGGATCGCCACAACAGTCGGAATCGGAACCCGCATGTGGCTGGAGGGTCGCCCCCCGGTGACCAACCTCTATTCTTCAGCCCTCTTTGTCGGCTGGGCGGCGGTCGGCCTGTGCGTGCTGCTCGAGCGACTGTACCGCAATGGCATCGGCCTGGTCGCCGGCGGGATGATCGGATTCGCCACGCTGCTGATCGCGCACCACCTTTCACTCTCGGGCGACACGCTTGAGATGATGCGCGCCGTGCTGGACTCGAATTTCTGGCTGGCGACCCATGTGGTCACCATCACCGTCGGATACTCCGCGACCTATCTGGCCGGGTTCCTCGCCTTCATCTACGTCATCCGCGGTGTGTTCACGAGCGGGCTCGACGCGCGCACCGCCGCCTCCATCAAGAGCATGGTGTACGGCATCATCTGCTTCGCGGCGCTTTTCAGCCTGGTCGGCACGATCCTCGGCGGGATCTGGGCTGACCAATCCTGGGGCCGCTTCTGGGGCTGGGATCCCAAGGAGAACGGCGCGCTCATCATCGTCATCTGGAACGCCCTGATCCTGCACGCCCGCTGGGGCGGATGGATCCGGACGCGCGGACTCATGGCTCTCGCCATCTTTGGAAACATTGTCACAAGCTGGAGCTGGTTCGGCACCAACATGCTGGGTGTGGGACTGCACAGCTACGGATTCATGGAGGCCGCGTTCTACTGGCTGCTCGCCTTCTGCATCGGACAGGTCGCACTGATCGCCATCGCGAACATCCCCCTCAGGCACTGGCGCAGCGGCAGGCACCTGAACTCCTGA
- a CDS encoding type II toxin-antitoxin system VapB family antitoxin, with amino-acid sequence MRTTLNLDDSLMEEAGRYAGLKEKTALLHEGLRALIQREAAARLSALGGKDTSARAAPRRKPAGRT; translated from the coding sequence ATGCGGACGACGCTCAATCTGGATGACTCCCTCATGGAGGAGGCCGGCAGGTACGCAGGCCTGAAGGAGAAGACCGCGCTCCTGCACGAAGGCCTGCGGGCGCTCATCCAGCGGGAGGCGGCGGCACGATTGTCGGCTCTCGGAGGCAAGGACACCAGTGCCAGGGCGGCTCCGCGCCGGAAGCCCGCCGGACGCACGTGA
- a CDS encoding type II toxin-antitoxin system VapC family toxin, translating to MVDTSVWIDHFHRADVNLQVCLRAGAVWTHTVVIGELAAGRLKQRAEVLNHLRKLPQAAEISLAEGLHLLEEHALMGRGLSWSDVQLLAAARIDGLKLWTRDKALARAARDLGLALAVAGPRPHLPAQ from the coding sequence TTGGTGGACACTTCGGTCTGGATCGATCATTTCCACAGGGCCGATGTCAATCTTCAGGTGTGTTTGCGGGCGGGAGCGGTCTGGACCCACACCGTGGTCATCGGTGAGCTGGCGGCCGGGCGCCTCAAGCAACGCGCCGAGGTGCTGAATCACCTGCGCAAGCTTCCACAAGCCGCAGAAATCAGCCTGGCCGAAGGGCTGCATCTCCTCGAGGAGCATGCTCTCATGGGCCGTGGTTTGTCCTGGTCGGATGTGCAGTTGCTGGCCGCGGCGCGCATTGACGGGCTGAAACTCTGGACACGGGACAAAGCGCTGGCCCGGGCAGCTCGGGACCTTGGGCTGGCGCTTGCCGTCGCCGGGCCGCGACCGCACCTTCCAGCGCAATGA
- a CDS encoding UvrD-helicase domain-containing protein produces MTPLRHTMILASAGSGKTHALTNRYVALLARGVSPERIVALTFTRKAAGEFFDEILNKLARAAAGEDEARRLARAIGWEGHSCADFLAMLRTVVDAMPVLRLGTLDGFFARIVRSFPLELGLSGEFDILQEHAAMRARRRVLRSLFAASDESDKRQSVFIEAFKRATFGAEEKQLSRRLDSFLDEHAETYLAAPDPEAWGRPGRIWPDGCAWLSAQPLVREDAWDELRAALPWDGMSVEQRQRFVDFFSEWKTWRAGAPMSKPLSYIVDNAFKVWGDLSSGRASLTVERRKVSLSPDAGRVLRDIILSIGREEIERRIEMTRGLHAVLRGYEQVYHDSVRRGGRLTFADVQRLLLPGAGGPTLHLSGPGESREELRLAIDWRLDAEYDHWLLDEFQDTSFGQWSILRNLIDEAVQDPEGRRSFFYVGDVKQAIYSWREGDPRLFREIFNHYNAAKTGAIEELQLNQSWRSGPEVIRLVNRVFGDRQALATVVPAGTAAAWSREWREHTSAHPGRGGHVEVLCAADKDARFSETLRLLREIDPLARGLTVALLVQKNDTAAELANYLRTQGGLRAVAESDIPVCTDNPLGAALLALVRAAAFPGDSLAWEHVQMTPLAAVMAARGIRTQEELTLALIAAVHEAGFAGGLEFWIGDLEGRLDPADEFSRSRARDWFEAAHAFDETGSRDFAEFLEFAERHVKRDGDSPVVVRVMTVHKAKGLGFDLVVLPDLEGGGLGQRRRGLAVRKAADRSVEWVLDLPPNAFVEHDAVLGAYKDSAEEDAAYESLCVLYVAMTRAKRAMYVIVEPVGNSKALSFPRLLREAVGESHVDGNPLWYESIQRVEPVQARPGVIESWLPADADGRPALRRTRLATLTPSGTERALVAVPALFDLEPRVAAEFGTAVHALFAVVEWSGDAWRERVMAKTPPGEIGTMACAEMIACMEAGELGKVFRRPPGAARADLWRERAFEVILDGVWVTGVFDRVVIERDEQGAPLRVRVWDFKTDRVSSRDEALEAARRYAGQIEIYRKAAARLTGLELSAVTAALVFTRIREFVEGNAPS; encoded by the coding sequence ATGACTCCGCTGCGCCACACGATGATCCTCGCCTCGGCGGGTTCGGGCAAGACCCATGCACTGACCAACCGGTACGTTGCGCTGCTGGCGCGCGGCGTCTCTCCGGAGCGGATCGTCGCGCTGACATTCACGCGGAAGGCGGCGGGCGAGTTCTTCGATGAGATCCTGAACAAGCTGGCCAGGGCGGCGGCCGGCGAGGACGAGGCGCGGCGCCTGGCGCGCGCCATTGGCTGGGAGGGACACTCATGCGCGGACTTCCTCGCGATGCTGCGCACAGTCGTGGATGCGATGCCGGTGCTGAGGCTTGGCACGCTCGACGGGTTCTTTGCGCGGATTGTGCGCAGCTTTCCGCTCGAACTCGGACTGAGCGGGGAGTTCGACATTCTGCAGGAGCACGCGGCCATGCGGGCCCGGCGCCGCGTGCTGCGATCGCTCTTCGCGGCATCGGACGAAAGCGACAAGCGTCAGTCGGTCTTCATTGAGGCCTTCAAACGGGCGACCTTTGGAGCGGAGGAAAAGCAGCTGAGCCGCCGACTCGACAGCTTTCTCGACGAGCATGCGGAGACCTACCTGGCGGCTCCGGATCCCGAAGCCTGGGGGCGGCCCGGGAGGATCTGGCCCGACGGTTGCGCCTGGCTGAGTGCGCAACCCCTGGTGCGCGAAGACGCCTGGGATGAACTGCGAGCCGCGCTCCCGTGGGATGGCATGTCGGTGGAGCAGCGGCAGCGGTTCGTGGATTTCTTCTCCGAGTGGAAAACATGGCGCGCGGGTGCGCCGATGAGCAAGCCGCTCTCGTACATCGTGGACAATGCCTTCAAGGTCTGGGGGGACCTGTCGTCCGGACGCGCAAGTCTCACGGTTGAACGAAGGAAAGTTTCGCTTTCGCCGGACGCGGGCAGGGTCCTGCGTGACATCATCCTGTCGATCGGCCGCGAGGAGATCGAGCGGCGCATTGAGATGACCCGCGGACTCCATGCGGTGCTGCGCGGATACGAGCAGGTCTATCACGACAGCGTGCGCCGGGGCGGAAGGCTGACCTTTGCCGATGTCCAGCGTCTGCTCCTGCCAGGCGCGGGCGGCCCGACGCTGCATTTGTCAGGTCCCGGCGAGTCGCGGGAGGAGCTGCGCCTGGCGATCGACTGGCGCCTCGATGCGGAGTACGACCACTGGCTGCTTGACGAGTTTCAGGACACGAGTTTCGGGCAGTGGAGCATCCTCAGGAATCTGATCGACGAGGCGGTGCAGGATCCGGAGGGGCGGCGCTCGTTCTTCTATGTCGGTGACGTGAAACAGGCGATCTACTCCTGGCGCGAGGGGGATCCCCGCCTGTTCCGCGAGATATTCAATCACTACAACGCCGCGAAGACGGGCGCGATCGAGGAGCTGCAGCTCAACCAATCCTGGCGCTCGGGTCCCGAGGTGATCCGCCTGGTTAACCGCGTCTTTGGCGACAGGCAGGCGCTGGCGACAGTCGTGCCCGCGGGAACAGCGGCGGCGTGGAGCAGGGAATGGCGCGAACACACGTCCGCGCATCCGGGCAGGGGCGGCCATGTGGAGGTGCTTTGTGCGGCGGACAAGGATGCGCGGTTTTCGGAGACGCTGCGCCTGCTTCGGGAAATCGATCCGCTCGCCCGGGGATTGACGGTGGCGCTGCTGGTGCAGAAGAACGACACGGCGGCTGAACTGGCCAACTACCTCCGCACGCAGGGCGGCCTGCGGGCCGTGGCCGAGAGCGACATTCCCGTGTGCACCGACAATCCGTTGGGAGCGGCGCTGCTTGCGCTCGTGCGCGCGGCCGCGTTCCCGGGAGACTCGCTGGCATGGGAGCATGTTCAGATGACGCCATTGGCGGCGGTGATGGCGGCCCGCGGGATTCGCACGCAGGAGGAGCTGACGCTCGCGCTGATTGCGGCGGTGCACGAGGCCGGCTTTGCCGGAGGGCTTGAATTCTGGATTGGCGATCTGGAGGGGCGGCTCGATCCTGCGGATGAGTTCAGCCGGAGTCGTGCGCGGGACTGGTTTGAGGCCGCGCATGCATTTGATGAGACGGGGAGTCGCGATTTTGCGGAGTTCCTGGAATTTGCGGAGAGGCATGTGAAGCGCGATGGTGATTCGCCTGTGGTTGTCAGGGTGATGACGGTTCACAAGGCGAAGGGGCTCGGATTCGATCTGGTTGTCCTTCCCGACCTTGAGGGCGGCGGCCTCGGGCAGCGGCGCCGCGGCCTGGCAGTCAGGAAGGCGGCCGATCGATCGGTGGAGTGGGTGCTTGACCTTCCACCCAATGCGTTTGTCGAGCACGACGCTGTGCTTGGCGCGTACAAGGACTCGGCGGAGGAGGATGCGGCGTATGAATCGCTCTGCGTCCTCTATGTCGCCATGACGCGGGCGAAACGCGCGATGTACGTCATTGTTGAACCCGTTGGAAACTCCAAGGCGCTGTCGTTTCCCAGGCTGCTTCGCGAAGCCGTTGGGGAAAGCCATGTGGACGGAAACCCGCTTTGGTATGAGTCCATCCAGCGGGTGGAGCCGGTGCAGGCGCGACCCGGTGTCATTGAATCCTGGCTGCCGGCGGATGCCGATGGCCGGCCTGCACTGCGTCGCACGCGCCTTGCCACGCTCACGCCCTCGGGAACGGAGCGCGCGCTTGTGGCCGTGCCGGCGCTCTTCGATCTGGAGCCGCGGGTTGCCGCGGAATTTGGCACCGCGGTGCATGCCTTGTTCGCGGTAGTGGAGTGGAGCGGCGATGCCTGGAGGGAAAGGGTCATGGCGAAGACGCCTCCCGGAGAAATCGGAACAATGGCCTGCGCGGAAATGATTGCCTGCATGGAGGCCGGTGAACTGGGCAAAGTCTTTCGCCGGCCGCCCGGCGCTGCTCGCGCGGACCTCTGGCGCGAGCGGGCGTTCGAGGTGATTCTGGACGGCGTGTGGGTGACCGGGGTGTTTGACCGCGTGGTGATTGAGCGCGACGAACAAGGCGCGCCGTTGCGGGTGAGAGTTTGGGATTTCAAGACCGACCGCGTTTCAAGCCGTGATGAAGCGCTGGAGGCCGCGCGTCGGTATGCGGGGCAGATTGAAATCTACCGGAAGGCCGCGGCGAGGCTGACGGGACTGGAGCTCAGCGCGGTCACGGCGGCGCTGGTGTTCACCCGAATCAGGGAATTTGTCGAGGGGAACGCTCCGTCGTGA
- a CDS encoding PD-(D/E)XK nuclease family protein, with protein sequence MAKSPEMRRADPGGGESGVRRHVLPWERPLPRSAAEWFARDWTGRGPLDLGDWLVVVPTRQSGRRLREALAMLAAEAGQAAFPPKVVLPEFFLSTGEGRERVASRAQHLLAWIEALRKVKLEDVRAVFPVDPASRSFTWARELGAQLMKLQRLLLEGGLTIASVSPAMRAGGAAFSEDERWTQLAGLTREVERILRRSGLEDPILATLEQSKVSGLPEGIERIAVIATPDPIPLAASVLARHAERIPVSVLIHGPLDEPVDALFDAWGRPLPEAWCRRRLDWPDFKERVHLCADPREQAEQVAGLAGRAPDARELLGIGVADTSVLPALEQSLKRAGFVAYNPSGHPWRNEGFHALLSVLADFARSDSWDAVRGLVRCPDVLEWLRTAAGPRGSAARLLSETDAIGEAHLPPTLSEAIRHASPGEGEADAAGRFSTARDALARLAGLRSVLVAGSFPGNAVTALQQIFAGRRIEAGSLLFESIEAWTETLREAAAALESMPSGRIGLNEAWELCLSLHGERVRFPERNADALELSGWLELLWEDAPHLVIAGMNDGCVPESVVGDAFLPEAARRRIGLTNNAMRFARDAYMLQSVAASRAGGAGRLDLLVGKTAATGDPLKPSRLLLQCRDGELPDRVGWLFRNVEAGQASVPWTRAWRLRPKPAAPPERVSVTALRDWLACPFRFHLRHALGLRRVELDKAELDARDFGNLIHATLQHLADPEARRLDPRKDLPGFLLDHFEREASRRYGDLRTLPLLAQFQSARQRILKAAAIEADERDLGWRTERVEWKFDIDVRGIRIRGVIDRVDLNEKTPGRVRVVDYKTSDRAVPPQVAHLRTSRRGDDARDAWQRVLVGGKEHVWTDLQLPVYRLVLEKEFGSGVECGYFNLPKAIADSKVALWEDLDAGLQRSANACLEGVSAAIAAGRFWPPVEIPRPEDDDWAELFHRGAVESIDPEVAGKLKGTDAPKGGGS encoded by the coding sequence GTGGCGAAGTCTCCTGAAATGCGGCGGGCCGATCCTGGCGGCGGGGAATCCGGGGTGCGGCGTCATGTCCTGCCCTGGGAGCGGCCGCTGCCTCGATCCGCCGCGGAATGGTTTGCACGCGACTGGACAGGGCGGGGCCCGCTCGACCTGGGCGACTGGCTTGTGGTGGTCCCCACGAGGCAGTCCGGACGGCGGCTGCGCGAAGCGCTGGCCATGCTGGCGGCGGAGGCCGGACAGGCCGCGTTTCCTCCCAAGGTTGTCCTGCCGGAGTTCTTCCTGTCGACCGGTGAGGGGCGGGAGCGCGTGGCATCCCGCGCGCAGCATCTGCTGGCGTGGATCGAAGCGCTGCGAAAGGTGAAGTTGGAGGATGTGCGCGCGGTTTTCCCGGTCGACCCGGCATCCCGCTCCTTCACCTGGGCGCGCGAACTCGGTGCGCAGTTGATGAAGCTGCAGCGCCTCCTGCTCGAGGGCGGGCTCACGATTGCCTCGGTGTCACCCGCCATGCGCGCGGGAGGCGCCGCATTTTCCGAGGATGAGCGGTGGACGCAACTCGCCGGGCTCACGCGTGAGGTCGAACGGATTCTTCGACGGAGCGGGCTGGAGGACCCCATCCTCGCCACACTCGAACAGTCGAAGGTCTCCGGGTTGCCGGAGGGAATTGAGAGGATTGCAGTGATCGCCACGCCCGATCCGATTCCTCTGGCGGCGAGCGTGCTGGCCCGTCATGCGGAACGGATTCCGGTGTCGGTGCTGATTCACGGGCCCCTGGACGAACCGGTGGACGCGCTCTTCGATGCCTGGGGGCGGCCGCTGCCGGAGGCCTGGTGCCGCCGACGGCTCGACTGGCCGGATTTCAAGGAGCGGGTTCATCTGTGCGCCGACCCCAGGGAGCAGGCGGAGCAGGTGGCGGGGCTGGCCGGCCGCGCGCCGGATGCGAGGGAGCTCCTCGGTATTGGCGTTGCGGATACAAGTGTGCTGCCCGCGCTCGAGCAGTCGCTCAAGCGCGCGGGATTCGTTGCGTACAATCCTTCCGGACATCCCTGGCGCAACGAGGGCTTTCATGCCCTGCTGTCCGTGCTGGCGGATTTCGCACGCTCGGATTCGTGGGATGCGGTCAGGGGCCTGGTTCGATGCCCGGATGTGCTGGAGTGGCTTCGCACCGCGGCGGGTCCCCGCGGATCCGCCGCGCGTCTGCTCAGCGAGACCGACGCGATCGGCGAGGCGCACCTGCCGCCCACGCTGTCGGAGGCGATTCGTCATGCCTCCCCCGGCGAGGGGGAAGCGGACGCCGCCGGACGATTCTCCACCGCTCGAGACGCGCTGGCGCGGCTTGCCGGACTCCGGAGCGTCCTTGTCGCCGGTTCATTTCCCGGGAATGCCGTGACCGCTCTGCAGCAGATTTTCGCCGGCCGCCGGATCGAGGCGGGATCGCTGCTGTTTGAGTCGATTGAAGCCTGGACGGAAACGCTGCGGGAGGCGGCCGCGGCGCTGGAGTCGATGCCGTCGGGACGCATCGGCTTGAATGAGGCCTGGGAGCTCTGCCTCTCTCTGCACGGTGAACGCGTGCGGTTCCCGGAGCGGAATGCCGACGCGCTGGAACTCAGCGGCTGGCTCGAGCTTCTCTGGGAGGATGCGCCCCATCTTGTGATCGCCGGCATGAATGACGGATGCGTGCCGGAGTCCGTGGTGGGCGACGCGTTTCTGCCCGAGGCCGCGAGGCGGAGGATTGGACTGACGAACAACGCCATGCGCTTTGCGCGCGACGCGTACATGCTGCAGTCGGTCGCGGCGAGCCGCGCGGGCGGTGCGGGGAGGCTTGATCTGCTCGTCGGCAAGACCGCGGCGACGGGTGATCCGCTGAAACCCTCGCGCCTGCTCCTGCAATGCAGGGATGGGGAGCTCCCGGACCGGGTGGGCTGGCTCTTCCGCAATGTCGAGGCGGGGCAGGCTTCGGTTCCCTGGACGCGGGCGTGGCGGCTCCGGCCGAAACCCGCCGCCCCGCCTGAACGCGTATCCGTCACCGCACTACGCGACTGGCTGGCGTGTCCGTTTCGATTCCATCTCAGGCATGCACTTGGGCTGAGGAGAGTGGAGCTGGACAAGGCGGAGCTGGACGCGCGCGATTTCGGCAATCTGATTCACGCGACCCTTCAACATCTGGCCGATCCTGAGGCGCGGAGGCTTGATCCCAGGAAGGATCTGCCCGGCTTTCTCCTGGACCATTTTGAGCGGGAGGCCAGCCGGCGCTACGGTGATCTGCGGACCCTGCCGCTTCTTGCGCAGTTCCAGTCGGCCCGCCAGCGCATCCTCAAGGCGGCGGCGATCGAGGCGGACGAACGCGACCTCGGCTGGCGCACCGAGCGCGTTGAATGGAAGTTTGACATCGATGTCCGGGGCATCCGGATTCGCGGCGTCATCGACCGGGTCGACCTCAATGAAAAGACTCCCGGGCGGGTTCGCGTCGTCGACTACAAGACATCGGACAGGGCGGTGCCGCCGCAGGTTGCGCATCTCAGGACCAGCCGGAGGGGTGATGATGCGCGGGACGCCTGGCAGCGTGTGCTGGTCGGAGGGAAGGAGCATGTGTGGACTGACCTTCAACTGCCCGTTTACCGCCTCGTGCTTGAGAAGGAGTTCGGAAGCGGAGTCGAATGCGGCTATTTCAATCTTCCGAAGGCGATCGCCGACTCGAAGGTGGCGCTGTGGGAGGATCTTGATGCCGGTCTTCAGCGATCGGCGAACGCCTGCCTTGAGGGAGTTTCGGCGGCGATCGCCGCAGGCAGGTTCTGGCCGCCGGTGGAGATTCCGCGACCGGAGGATGACGACTGGGCCGAACTGTTTCACCGTGGGGCGGTTGAGAGCATCGATCCTGAAGTTGCCGGGAAACTCAAGGGAACGGACGCTCCGAAGGGAGGCGGTTCATGA
- a CDS encoding sugar phosphate isomerase/epimerase, which produces MSCLRAFSTLGMPQASLEQCMEVAQNFDLDGIEVRVLEGMIDLPAYLAKTHGSPEALAEKLGIGTELRKGVPIVAFGTSLKLIGSTAEERAAFLDFLPWAEALDVRWLRVFDGGKLADAAEIAEAAATVRWWQSERAWRKATPEIMVETHDALVNAAAVRRFVDAAPGAAVLWDAHHTWKKGGEDPLQTWARISESVVHVHVKDSISIPSARHPYTYTLPGRGEFPMRPLITELDRHFRGVVSLEWERMWHPNLAPLEEVLQCARDSKWW; this is translated from the coding sequence ATGTCCTGCCTCCGCGCATTTTCGACACTTGGCATGCCACAGGCCTCGCTTGAGCAGTGCATGGAGGTCGCGCAGAACTTCGACCTCGATGGCATCGAGGTCAGGGTCCTTGAAGGCATGATCGATCTGCCAGCCTACCTGGCGAAGACCCACGGCTCGCCCGAGGCACTCGCCGAAAAGCTCGGAATCGGTACGGAGCTTCGCAAGGGGGTGCCAATTGTTGCGTTTGGAACCTCGCTCAAATTGATCGGCTCGACTGCGGAGGAAAGGGCGGCGTTCCTGGATTTCCTGCCCTGGGCGGAGGCGCTCGACGTGCGATGGCTGCGCGTCTTCGACGGTGGGAAACTCGCGGATGCGGCGGAGATCGCGGAAGCCGCGGCGACGGTGAGGTGGTGGCAGTCCGAACGCGCCTGGCGCAAGGCCACTCCGGAGATCATGGTCGAAACGCACGATGCACTCGTAAACGCGGCAGCCGTGCGCCGTTTCGTTGATGCTGCTCCGGGTGCGGCGGTCCTTTGGGACGCGCATCACACCTGGAAGAAAGGGGGAGAGGATCCGTTGCAGACCTGGGCGCGGATAAGCGAAAGTGTTGTGCACGTGCATGTGAAGGACAGTATTTCGATACCAAGTGCGCGCCACCCGTACACCTACACGCTGCCCGGGCGAGGGGAGTTCCCCATGCGTCCGCTGATAACGGAGCTGGATCGGCATTTTCGGGGAGTTGTGAGCCTCGAATGGGAAAGGATGTGGCACCCCAACCTTGCTCCGCTCGAGGAAGTGCTCCAGTGCGCGCGGGATTCCAAATGGTGGTGA